From the genome of Nicotiana sylvestris chromosome 1, ASM39365v2, whole genome shotgun sequence:
TCATAGTCCAATGTATCTGAAGTGTGATATTGAGACTACACCAATTAAAAAGCCTTTTAAGTTCTTGAATTTTTGGGTGAAACATGCAACTTTTAAAGATGTGGTGAAAGAGAATTGGACAGCTGATTTCAGTGCAAATCCTTATATTCTTTTTAATCACAAGTTAAAAAGATTAAAGAAGGCCCTTTCACTGTGGAGTAAGGCTACATTTGGAGATATTTTCCAAAAGATAGCAAGCATGGAGGAGGTAGTGATGGTTCATGAAGCAGAATTTGAAGCAAATCCTACAGGGATGAACAAGGAAAGGCTACAAAAGGTTCAGCCAGAATTGATCAAATGTCTTGCACTAGAGGAGAAATATTGGAAACAAAAGGCAGGCATGACTTGGTTCAAGGAAGGGGATAGGAACTCTAAGTTCTTCCACGCACAAGTGAGAGGTAGGAGGAAGAGACTCCGACTTAACAGAATTCAAAATAGTGGAGAAACATGgattgaagaagaacaagaaattgcAGAAGAGGCTATCAAATTCTACGAGGAATAGTTCACAGAAGCAGctactccttcagcatttgatatCGTAGAGCATGTTCCTATTCTGATTAACACTGAGCAGAATGCAGAATCGATTAAGCAGCCAACAAAAGAGGAGGTTAAAATGGCAGTACTCGGACTTAATGGTGATAGTGCTGGGGGGCCAGATGGTATGACAAGCAAATTCTACCATTCTTGTTGGGACATAATAGGGGATGACCTGTACGACACGGTGAGGGTTTTTTTCAATGGTCATGAGCTACCCAAGTGTGTAACACACACAAACCTAGTTTTgctaccaaagaaaaaagaagttaccacCTTTTCTGATTTAAGATCAATAAGCCTCAGTAACTTTTCTAATAAGGTTATATCGAGGGTGGTATATGAAAGGCTAGTGAAATTTGTCCAAAGTCTGATATCGGAGGAACAGTCAGGTTTTGTTAAGGGCAGGAATATAGTAGAAAACATCCTTCTAACTCAGGAGATAGTGACCGACATTAGGCTTAGAACTAAGGCTGGACCTAATGTCATCCTGAAGCTAGATATGACCAAATCTTATGATAGATTATCTTGGATATTCCTAACCAAGGTACTGAGAAAGATGGGATTCACATAAAGGTTTATAGGGATTGTTTTTGGATTAGTTTCAAACAATTGGTATTCTATTCTAATCAATGGTCAAGCTCATGGGTTCTTTAAGTCCTCAAGGGGAGTAAAACAAGGTGATCCTGTATCTCCAACTTTGTTTATCTTGGTAACAGAAGCATTATCTAGGGGTCTCAATGAACTACCTACTAACCTGTATTTTTGTGGATTTGGGATGCCAAAGTGGAGTCCAAAGATCAATCATTTGGCGTATGCAGATGACATGATTATTTTCTCATCCTCAGATGAAACAtctctgatgctgattatgcaagtGCTGAATGCATATGAAGCTGCATCTGGACAGCTTGTTAACAAGACCAAATCAGTTGTGTACCTGCATCATTTAATAGACATGGAAGTGGTCAGCAAGGTGGAAAGGATCACAGGCATTCATAGGAATGATTTTCCTATCATATATCTAGGTTGTCCTATATtttatgcaaggagaaagctggaATACTATCAGCCCCTAATTACTAAGGTAATGGACAAACTGCAATCATGGCAGGGCAAGTTATTATCAGTAGGGGCAGGGCAGTTCTCATATCCCATGTACTACAAAGCATGCCTATGCATCTACTATCAGCTGTAAACCCTCCAAATTATGTGATAAATAGGTTGCACAAATTGTTTGCTCAGTTTTTTTGGTGTAGCTCTGTAGGAGGAACTAGTAGGCATTGGGCTTCATGGAATACATTATACATGCCAATTGAGGAAGGAGGAATATGTTTCAGGTCACTGCATGATGTAGCAAAGGCATTATTCAGCAAGTTGTGGTGGAATTTTAGAACAAAACCAAGCCTATGGAGCGCTTTCGTATGTCAGAAATACTGTAAGAAAATGAATTCTGTAATTGTTCCATGGAAAAGGGGGTCTCACATTTGGAGAAAAATGTTGGAATGCAGAGATCTGATTGAACATCAAATCTTTTGGCAAACAAAAAGGGGATCCTCACTTTTTTGGTTTGAAAACTGGACAGGTCTTGGGGCACTATATTTTTTGGTTACTCAGGACTTTGGCATTGATAAAACTGTACATAATGTACATGATGTTACCTTAGATGGTGAGTGGGATGTGGACAGGCTATTTGAAATGCTTCCTAAAGACTTAGCAGTACACATTCTAGAGAAAATCAGACCACCTTCACCTCAGCAGGTTCTTGACATGCCTTGTTGGATGCTGGAAACAAGAGGATATTTCAGTGTTAAGTCAGCATGGGATTATACGAGAAGAAGAGACGAACCAAGAACAACTTATAAGATGATTTGGGTAAAGGGATTGCCTTTTAAAATAGCTTTTTCCATGTGGAAAGTGTGGAAAGCAAAGTTACCTTTGGATGATTTCTTGAAAAGGGTAGGCTACTGCATGCCATCAAAATGTTGGTGTTATGTACAGCCTGACGAGGAATCTCTTCAGCACTTGTTTTTTAGATCAGAAACTGCAAAGACAACTTGGAAGTATTTTCTATCGAGGGCAGGAATAGTTGTGGAGGGACTTACATTGCACCAAGCAATCACAAAATGTTGGACTGCAAATGTGTGCTTAAGGCTCAAACCAGTAATGCAAGCACTTCCCTCATGTGTAGTCTGGGAACTctggaaaagaagaaatagtatGAAGTATGGTGATGCTGTGACAACTAGCAGGATGATTTATCAAGTTTCATCAAATCTCCAGGCATTGGTGAAAGTGAGAAAGCCTGGGATGGACATTGTACCTCACAAATGGCAAGATCTATTAGCTATGATGGAAAATTTTACTCCAAAACTTAAGGTTACCAAAGTCATGTAGGAATTTCCAAGTGCAGGATGGCTAAAAGTTAATACGGATGGTGCATCGAGGGGAAATCCAGGCAGGAGATCAATAGGTTTTTGTATAAGAAATGAAAATGGTGACATAGTCAAGTCAATAGGGAAGGAGATTGAGGAGACAACAAACACAGTAGCTGAAGCGAAGGCCATGGTAGAAGCACTAAGGTTCTGCAGATTTCAGCAATACTCTCGTGTATGGCTTCAAACGGACTCAATGCTATTAAAAAAGATAATGGATGGGATctggaaaccaccatggatcataTCTGAGCAGGTAGATGAAATGATGCAACTAATGAATGGGGGCAATTACACAATTACTCATATTCATAGGGAGGGCAACAAgctggcagatcacttggctaattatgctttagatcatgaagaaatagaatgccaacatttctggcatctggatgcACAAGGAAGGAGGTTAGTTAATGAAGATAAACTACAATGTCCAAGGCTAAGGGTGAAAGTGGACAGGAGATAAgaagcaaagagaaaaggaagagcaTTCAATCCACTGGGAGGACATTAAAACAGGTGCAAAAGGGTTTAAAGAAAAATGGGATGGATCAATACTTCCATGTAGTTATGGAGAGCATGCGATTCTCCTCAAAATGGGAGCATGGAAAACATGATGGGCATTTCAAGTTCTGGACAGAAATAGATGCCAATTCGTTTGGAGTTTGCACCAGCATGCTAGGGAATTTCGAGGATTTGCAGGTTTATAATTGTTTAATGCTGGAAGATGAAGGGAACTCGAGAACTAGTCAAACGAGTGGAACAAACTTCACAATGCATTTTGGAAACATAAGACAAACCAAATGCTCGACAAAAGCTGGAAGCTCACGTTCTGAAGAATCTTACAAACACATGGGCTCAACAACAAGCGTGGTGGAAAAATCGTGTTCGAGGAAAAGCGGAGCAAACATTCGCAACTTTTTAGTTTGTTTATTGCACACCTGGTTAATTGGAGCATATGTACGCCTGCATACTTGGGAAGCTACAAATTAAATAAGTAAAGGAGTTCTAGAGGCTATCAAAAGGGAATAGAACCGTACATAAAGTTCAAAAAAGAAGAGGCTTTGGGAAGCATTCTCTTTGGGACCACTTGCTAAGCATATTGCTTTGTAAAACTTACGCTGGAGCGAGTTATTCAAGCAAAACTTGCAGCAAACGAGGAGCAGCATTTGCATTGGGTTTCCACAATCAAAAGCACGCCAAGCAGTTTTGGAATGCATATTGGAACATATTGGAATGCATGAAGCTTGGTACAGCTAATGCTGGAGCACCTTTAAATGCACGCATTA
Proteins encoded in this window:
- the LOC138878430 gene encoding uncharacterized protein — encoded protein: MAVLGLNGDSAGGPDGMTSKFYHSCWDIIGDDLYDTVRVFFNGHELPKCVTHTNLVLLPKKKEVTTFSDLRSISLSNFSNKVISRVVYERLVKFVQSLISEEQSGFVKGRNIVENILLTQEIVTDIRLRTKAGPNVILKLDMTKSYDRLSWIFLTKSSRGVKQGDPVSPTLFILVTEALSRGLNELPTNLYFCGFGMPKWSPKINHLAYADDMIIFSSSDETSLMLIMQVLNAYEAASGQLVNKTKSVVYLHHLIDMEVVSKVERITGIHRNDFPIIYLGCPIFYARRKLEYYQPLITKVMDKLQSWQGKLLSVGAGQFSYPISVGGTSRHWASWNTLYMPIEEGGICFRSLHDVAKALFSKLWWNFRTKPSLWSAFVCQKYCKKMNSVIVPWKRGSHIWRKMLECRDLIEHQIFWQTKRGSSLFWFENWTGLGALYFLVTQDFGIDKTVHNVHDVTLDGEWDVDRLFEMLPKDLAVHILEKIRPPSPQQVLDMPCWMLETRGYFSVKSAWDYTRRRDEPRTTYKMIWVKGLPFKIAFSMWKVWKAKLPLDDFLKRVGYCMPSKCWCYVQPDEESLQHLFFRSETAKTTWKYFLSRAGIVVEGLTLHQAITKCWTANVCLRLKPVMQALPSCVVWELWKRRNSMKYGDAVTTSRMIYQVSSNLQALVKVRKPGMDIVPHKWQDLLAMMENFTPKLKVTKVM